One region of Quercus lobata isolate SW786 chromosome 2, ValleyOak3.0 Primary Assembly, whole genome shotgun sequence genomic DNA includes:
- the LOC115976760 gene encoding paired amphipathic helix protein Sin3-like 2, which yields MKRLGDDGSSSQSKLPSGSSNGDSYEQSQVPASGGGGGSDLGCTAGKLTIYECLSYIKDVKETFQDQREKYDMFLEVLKDFKAQRTDTVGASARVKELFEGHNHLISGFNIFLPKGCEITLEDDEAALQKKVEFEGAINFVIKIKRRFQNDEHVYKAFLDCLNTYRKEHKDINKVCNEISILFDGHPDLLDEFTTFIPEAASVSAKNLGL from the exons ATGAAGAGATTAGGAGACGATGGTAGCTCTTCGCAATCTAAGTTGCCGTCTGGTTCTTCGAATGGAGACTC ATATGAGCAATCCCAAGTCCCAGCAAGTGGAGGTGGAGGAGGTAGTGATCTTGGTTGTACCGCAGGGAAACTAACAATATATGAATGCTTAAGCTATATCAAGGACGTGAAGGAAACGTTTCAAGACCAAAGAGAGAAATATGACATGTTCCTTGAGGTCTTAAAAGATTTTAAGGCACAAAG AACTGATACTGTTGGTGCCAGTGCCAGAGTGAAGGAATTATTTGAAGGCCATAATCACTTGATTTCTGGGTTTAACATCTTCTTGCCAAAGGGGTGTGAAATAACCCTTGAGGATGATGAGGCTGCTTTACAAAAGAAGGTTGAATTTGAAGGAGCTATCAACTTTGTGATCAAGATAAAG AGACGCTTTCAAAATGATGAACATGTTTATAAAGCATTCTTAGACTGTTTGAATACATACCGGAAGGAGCACAAAGACATAAATAAGGTCTGCAATGAG ATTTCCATTCTTTTTGATGGTCATCCAGATTTGCTTGATGAGTTCACAACATTTATTCCAGAAGCAGCATCTGTTTCAGCAAAGAATCTTGGTTTGTGA